The Flavobacterium psychrotrophum region GAAATCTTTGGGCATGGGGCGCTGTGCATGGCAGTTTCGGGCAAATGTTACCTGAGCCTGCATTCGCATAACTCATCGGCAAACCGTGGCGCGTGTAAGCAAAACTGCCGCAAAAAATATACAGTAACCGACCAGGAAAGTGGTTTTGAGATAGAGATTGACAACGAATACATGATGTCGCCAAAAGACCTGTGTACGCTCGATTTTCTGGACCAGATTATAGACTGTGGCGTAAAAGTATTAAAGCTGGAAGGCCGTGGCCGCGCCCCTGAATATGTTGCAACCGTTGTAAAGTGCTACCGCGAAGCTATTGATGCAGTGGCGTCAGGCACCTTTACAAAAGAAAAGGTTAATGTGTGGATGCAAACCCTTAGTACCGTGTACAACAGGGGCTTTTGGAGTGGTTATTACCTTGGGCAAAAACTGGGCGAATGGAGTACCGCAAATGGCAGTATGGCCACGCAAAGAAAGGTTTACATTGGCAAAGGCAGGCACTTTTTCCCGAAGGCAAATATTGGCGAATTTGTTATTGAAGCTTATGATGTTACAGTGGGCGATAAGATATTAATAACCGGCCCTACTACCGGGGCACAGGAAACTACCGTTAGCAGCCTTATGGCAAATGATACGGTTACAGAGCGTGCCACTAAAGGAGACAACATTACGCTGCCTCTGGATTTCAGGATACGCCCCGGAGATAAGCTGTACAAGCTGGTAAGAACTGAATATGCTAGCAACTGATGCTTACCATAACCCTGCAACGCGCCAAGTGCATTGGCTGTAACTACTGTGCAGACCTGGCTCCCGAAAAGTTTGTGATGAGCCGGAAAGATGGCAAATCGGTACTGCTGCATTCTGTAGAAAAGAAAGGTTTTTTTACCCTGAAAGAGGCTGATATGACGCAAACAGCATCTTGCGAAAATGCCGCTAAGGCCTGCCCGGTAAAAATTATAACCATCCGATTTTAAACGCTTATATTTCGCACAAGTAGTTTATAAATTTTATACATCAAAAACCTGTATTAGGAAGAGCATGAAGCTTTGTATGTTCTCAGTATGTCATTAAACTTATAATAAACGAAAATACATAATAGCCTGAATATTTTTTTCTCGCAAAGGCATAAAGCCGCAAAGCTTTGCGGCTTTGCGCCTTAGCGAGAAATATTTAAAACAAAAAAACGCCGTTACGGTTATTAAAACCGAACGGCGTTCTCATAGTTGCCAAAGTGGCTGATGAATTAAAGTGGCCTTCTCCTGCCGCTAATCAGGTTAAACAAGATCATAATGACTGCAACCACAAGCAGCAGGTGGATAAGGCTTCCGGCTACATGAAAAGCAAAGCTTCCCATTGCCCAGCCAATTATCAGTAGTATGGCAATTATATACAGTAAACTTCTCATAGCGTTTATATTTTAGGTTATAGATAAGGTTATTCAGGTTTATTATTTGGCAGCATCTACCTTAGCCTGAAGCGTTTTTGCCTGGTCAAGGTGGCTTCTAAGGTTAGGCAGCATTTTTGCGGCCCATGCCTTGATATCCGGGTCTTTAGCGTTTTCAGCTGCTTTTTCTATCTTGCTTATTGCTTTCTCATGGCCGTCTACCATAGCATCGGCATACGCTTTATCAAAGTCATGCCCTGTTTTATCATTAAGGCTTTTAAAGTCATCGTTACCATCTTCAGTAAGTGTTTGCGGTATCGTAATACTTTTAGCAGCAGCAGCAGCTTTCAGCTCATCAAAAGATTTTGCATGCATCTCTGCCATCATTTTACCAAAAGCTTTAGTTTCTGCATGAACACCTTTAGTTTGTGCCAGTTTACCAAGCTCAATCTCCTTAAGGTCTGTGTCAGCAGCAAATACCAGGTATTCAGAATCGTCTTCCAGACTGTCTTTAGCTGTATCGTCAAACGTTTGTTCGTTGGCTTCTTCAGCGGCTTCTTTACTGTCTTCTGCTTTAGGTTCCTGCTTGCACGAAGTTGCTCCTAATGAAAGGGTAACTACAGCGGCTCCAAGAAACAGTTTGCTAAATAATGAGGTCTTTTTCATGATAGGTTATTTTTGTGTTTTTGTATAATGCTAAATTACTTTGTTAAAATACACCGTGCTGTTAGCAATATCACAATAAGTGTTAGGGTAATGCTAAATGTTTTCAAATCAGGCATACGCATTTTGTAGCTGTATCTTCCGGCAAAAAGATTACCTTTGCAAAAAACATGAAATGAATAACAACGATGTATTTAAAAAGCTGCGCGTGGCGCTGCAACTGCGCGACGACCAGATCGTAGAAATCCTTGAGCTTGTAGACTTCCGTATTTCTAAGGCAGAGCTTGGGGCTTTCTTTCGCAATACAGACCACCCTAACTATATGGAGTGTGGCGACCAGGTATTACGCAATTTTTTAAATGCACTTATCATTCACCTGCGCGGTACTAAAGAAGCGCCTAAAAATCCGCAGGACGTTATTAATACTAATAGAGAAGCCGTAAAAACTGCGCCGAGGCTTCAGGATGCCGATAACGCACCTCGTGCAAGTAAAGCCCCTGCAAAAAAGCCTGCACCTAAAAAGCAAAAAGGCCCTTTTGCCAAACCTAAAAAACCAGAACCTGTAGTTGAAAGGGTAAAATTCAACAACGGTAAAAATAAAAAAGGATAAGCGCAAGCTTATCCTTTTTGGTTATTATAATAAATACATTTAGTGCGTTGACACCACTTTTAAGCCAATAATAGAAGCTATTAGTGTGCTAATAAAAAACATGCGTAAAAACGTGGCGGGTTCTTTAAAAACAAAGATACCTACCAATACTGTACCCACTGCCCCTATTCCTGTCCATACTGCATAAGCGGTACCTAAAGGAAGTGTTTGCGTAGCTTTTAGCAAAAGTCCCATACTTAAAAAAAGGCATGCTATAAAGCCGGTGTACCAAAGGTATGATTCTGTTCCTGTTGTTTCTTTTCCTTTACCCAGGCAAAGTGTAAACCCTACTTCAAAAAGCCCGCCAATAATCAATAGTATCCAATTCATAATTTTGTTCTGTTTTATGAGGCAAAGCTATGGATTGCCATTGGGAACAAATTTTGCAAATGGTAAAAAATATGGTTATTTTATCTCTGCCCTAATACGGCTAAGGCTTGCCTGTGTAATACCGAGATATGATGCAATATGTCCTAATTGTACACGTTGTATAAGGTGGGGATACATGGTAATTATTTCATTATAGCGTTCTAAAGCCGTACGAAATTGCCTGCTTATAAGCCTTTCTTCCACTTTGAGCAATTCAACTTCGGCAAACTTCCTGCCCCAGTTTGCAATGTGAATGTCCTGATAATACAATTTCCTGATGCTTTCAACTTCCATCCTATATAACTCACAGTCCTCTAAAAGCTCTATACTCTCATATCCTTTTTCGTCGGCAACAAAGCTTTTCATTGATATTACTGTATCGCCTTCTTTGCCAAACCAAAATGTTACCTGGTTATCTCCCCTCTCAGAATATGCCCTAACGATACCTGACTTTATAAAATAAATAGACTTCTCTACGGTATCTGCATGTATAATAACGTGCCCTTTGGGTAAGGAAACTTCATGCAGGTGCTCCTTTAAAGCCTGTTTAGAAGCAGGCGGAATCAAGTAGATGCCATCAAGAATTTCATCAAAGTCCATTGTGTTTGCATATTTGGTATACTGCAAAACTAAAACAAAAAAGCCGGACATTACTGTCCGGCTTATATAAGATGCTATTGACTATACTTAGTCTTTTACAAATTTTTGTACATACTTGTTGTCTGTAGTTTGTATCTCTACAAAATAAACACCGGCCTCTAATATCCTCACGTCAATTTTATTGTCTGCGAAGTTAGTAACCGATATTGTTTTACCAAAAAGGTCAACAATTTTAACTGCTTTAATTACCTCATCTGTTTTTATGTTAAGCACTGTAGTTGCAGGGCTTGGATAAATGACAAGGTTATTTTTTACAATTGGGTTTTTAATGCTTAGTGTGCTAATGGTTACACATTCGCTTACTGCATTACAACCATTAAACTCAATCATTACAGCATACTGTCCGTTTGCGGTAGCAGTATAGCTTTGATCTGTAGCTCCTTCTATTACTGCATTTCCGTTAGCACAATCTACCCACTGGTAAGTAGCACCTTGCTGGATTGCTGTAATGGTCTCTGCGTTTAAAGATGTAGTTGCATCAAGTGTAT contains the following coding sequences:
- a CDS encoding U32 family peptidase, giving the protein MTKNNLIELMAPAGDFESLQAALDNGADSVYFGVEQLNMRARASMNFTLDDLVEISRRCSEKNVRSYLTLNTIIYDHDLSLIKTLLDAAKAAGITAVIAMDQAVIAYARQINFEVHISTQINVTNIETVKFYALFADTIVLSRELSLSQVKKITTQIAKDDVRGPSGNLVEIEIFGHGALCMAVSGKCYLSLHSHNSSANRGACKQNCRKKYTVTDQESGFEIEIDNEYMMSPKDLCTLDFLDQIIDCGVKVLKLEGRGRAPEYVATVVKCYREAIDAVASGTFTKEKVNVWMQTLSTVYNRGFWSGYYLGQKLGEWSTANGSMATQRKVYIGKGRHFFPKANIGEFVIEAYDVTVGDKILITGPTTGAQETTVSSLMANDTVTERATKGDNITLPLDFRIRPGDKLYKLVRTEYASN
- a CDS encoding ferredoxin encodes the protein MLTITLQRAKCIGCNYCADLAPEKFVMSRKDGKSVLLHSVEKKGFFTLKEADMTQTASCENAAKACPVKIITIRF
- a CDS encoding lmo0937 family membrane protein translates to MRSLLYIIAILLIIGWAMGSFAFHVAGSLIHLLLVVAVIMILFNLISGRRRPL
- a CDS encoding DUF4142 domain-containing protein; the protein is MKKTSLFSKLFLGAAVVTLSLGATSCKQEPKAEDSKEAAEEANEQTFDDTAKDSLEDDSEYLVFAADTDLKEIELGKLAQTKGVHAETKAFGKMMAEMHAKSFDELKAAAAAKSITIPQTLTEDGNDDFKSLNDKTGHDFDKAYADAMVDGHEKAISKIEKAAENAKDPDIKAWAAKMLPNLRSHLDQAKTLQAKVDAAK
- a CDS encoding DUF1456 family protein, which produces MNNNDVFKKLRVALQLRDDQIVEILELVDFRISKAELGAFFRNTDHPNYMECGDQVLRNFLNALIIHLRGTKEAPKNPQDVINTNREAVKTAPRLQDADNAPRASKAPAKKPAPKKQKGPFAKPKKPEPVVERVKFNNGKNKKG
- a CDS encoding DMT family transporter; the protein is MNWILLIIGGLFEVGFTLCLGKGKETTGTESYLWYTGFIACLFLSMGLLLKATQTLPLGTAYAVWTGIGAVGTVLVGIFVFKEPATFLRMFFISTLIASIIGLKVVSTH
- a CDS encoding Crp/Fnr family transcriptional regulator, yielding MDFDEILDGIYLIPPASKQALKEHLHEVSLPKGHVIIHADTVEKSIYFIKSGIVRAYSERGDNQVTFWFGKEGDTVISMKSFVADEKGYESIELLEDCELYRMEVESIRKLYYQDIHIANWGRKFAEVELLKVEERLISRQFRTALERYNEIITMYPHLIQRVQLGHIASYLGITQASLSRIRAEIK